The following proteins come from a genomic window of Synechococcus sp. BIOS-E4-1:
- a CDS encoding STAS domain-containing protein — MTVSLRGGFEQKDGCLVFHFTGQLDAYSEKQFITYVMDVLKANAFPAVFDLSKIDFLDSSGLGALVQLAKQCKDAKRSFVVVGNARVTQTVKLVRLESFLHLVNDLETAYTQLAA, encoded by the coding sequence CTGACGGTTTCGCTCCGTGGAGGCTTTGAGCAGAAGGATGGCTGCCTGGTGTTTCATTTCACCGGCCAGTTGGATGCCTACTCCGAAAAGCAGTTCATCACTTATGTGATGGATGTTTTGAAGGCCAATGCCTTTCCGGCTGTCTTTGACCTGAGCAAAATCGACTTTCTCGATTCCTCGGGTCTCGGAGCCCTTGTGCAGCTGGCCAAACAATGCAAAGACGCCAAGCGCAGCTTCGTGGTGGTTGGCAATGCCCGTGTCACCCAGACCGTGAAACTGGTCCGACTGGAATCATTCCTTCATCTGGTGAATGATTTGGAGACGGCTTACACCCAGCTTGCTGCTTGA
- a CDS encoding ribonuclease III domain-containing protein, with protein MSDWIRLQHSLPAGATDLGALQLAWLGDAVWELHQRLRHCRQAGRSKDLHRAVVAEVRADAQAIALKRLEPWLTEEEKDLVRRGRNRAGRGPRGADPAAYGKATGFETMVGWLFLQNPTRLAQLLDRLEETESALS; from the coding sequence TTGAGCGACTGGATCCGGCTGCAGCACTCTCTTCCGGCAGGCGCCACCGATCTAGGCGCCCTGCAGCTCGCCTGGCTCGGAGATGCCGTCTGGGAGCTTCATCAGCGTTTGCGGCATTGCCGACAGGCGGGACGATCCAAAGATCTGCACAGAGCCGTGGTGGCCGAGGTTCGTGCCGATGCCCAGGCGATTGCCCTCAAGCGGCTTGAGCCCTGGCTCACTGAGGAGGAGAAAGATCTTGTGCGTCGTGGCCGCAATCGTGCCGGCCGCGGCCCACGCGGGGCCGACCCTGCGGCCTATGGAAAGGCCACGGGGTTTGAGACAATGGTTGGCTGGCTCTTTTTGCAGAATCCGACGCGGCTTGCCCAGCTTCTGGATCGACTCGAGGAGACCGAATCCGCCCTGTCATAA
- the rlmB gene encoding 23S rRNA (guanosine(2251)-2'-O)-methyltransferase RlmB, translating into MSSRFDRRPGRPSRGGDSAGGRPSRGGPRGRRPRVDGSPTGSRRREADDSRTETPWRGSRDGEFRGRGPSRNSAFRGGPREASRPAGRGDRREGDRRFEQRRPDERRFEDRRQGDRRFENRRSDDRRFSERRFDDRRDGDRREGDRREGDRHDRDRRDGNRRLQDRRFEDRRETDQRFKGSRSQDRRLTDRRPGGRRFSDGDSRSLRPGRAEHHDRQQVPEQSRGEAAPHGADPVADDLLWGRHATQAALEAGRPIHRIWCTSEMRSAPKFMQLLRDAKASGVLVEEVTWARLAQMTGGAVHQGIALQTAAADTLNLPDLIDGCSELNEPPLLLALDGLTDPHNLGAIVRSAEALGAHGVVLPQRRSAGLTGSVAKVAAGALEHLPVARVVNLNRSLETLKDAGYRVVGLAEEGDQTLEEVDLEGPLVVVTGSEGQGLSMLTRRHCDQLIRIPLRGVTPSLNASVATALCLYEVARRGWMKGLQGQNPSPRIVRPQISPPPSPPLEQLEVSQNGAPAGSPAESATAVASTAVASSAETSPVEASDTTGIQPSGESDASHSLPEQPGIDLQIERLAQTAEPRFEGSVDL; encoded by the coding sequence ATGAGCTCCCGTTTTGATCGCCGCCCCGGCCGCCCCTCCCGTGGTGGTGATTCAGCAGGTGGTCGACCCTCTCGTGGCGGGCCTCGTGGTCGTCGTCCGAGAGTGGATGGCAGTCCTACAGGATCTCGGCGGCGGGAGGCAGACGACAGTCGTACTGAAACGCCCTGGCGTGGATCTCGTGATGGAGAGTTCCGAGGACGCGGCCCGTCCAGGAATAGCGCATTCCGAGGCGGCCCACGAGAGGCATCAAGACCTGCTGGCCGGGGAGACCGACGTGAAGGGGACCGGCGTTTTGAACAACGCCGACCGGATGAACGCCGCTTTGAAGACCGTCGTCAGGGTGACCGCCGCTTCGAAAATCGCCGCTCCGACGATCGACGTTTCAGTGAAAGGCGCTTTGACGATCGCCGTGACGGTGACCGTCGTGAAGGTGACCGTCGTGAAGGTGACCGTCATGATCGAGACCGCCGTGATGGAAACCGGCGTTTGCAAGACAGGCGTTTTGAGGACCGCCGCGAAACTGATCAGCGCTTTAAGGGGAGTCGTTCCCAAGACAGACGTTTGACGGACCGTCGTCCTGGAGGCCGTCGCTTCAGTGATGGCGATTCCCGCAGTCTCCGTCCTGGACGTGCCGAACACCATGATCGTCAGCAGGTTCCAGAACAATCCCGCGGCGAAGCGGCTCCCCATGGGGCTGATCCCGTGGCAGATGATCTGCTCTGGGGTCGGCATGCCACGCAGGCAGCGCTGGAGGCGGGTCGACCCATCCATCGCATCTGGTGCACCAGTGAGATGCGCAGTGCTCCGAAATTCATGCAGCTTCTTCGGGATGCCAAGGCCTCCGGAGTTCTGGTGGAGGAGGTCACCTGGGCGCGTCTGGCTCAGATGACCGGTGGTGCAGTGCATCAAGGAATCGCTCTGCAGACCGCAGCCGCCGACACCCTGAACCTCCCTGATCTGATTGATGGCTGCAGTGAGCTCAATGAACCTCCACTGCTACTGGCCCTGGATGGCCTCACTGATCCCCACAATCTTGGTGCGATCGTCCGTTCCGCTGAAGCCTTGGGGGCGCATGGAGTGGTTCTGCCTCAGCGCCGCAGTGCAGGTCTCACGGGATCCGTGGCCAAAGTTGCGGCTGGAGCCCTGGAGCATCTGCCTGTCGCGCGGGTTGTCAATCTCAACCGCTCCCTGGAAACCCTCAAGGATGCTGGTTATCGCGTGGTTGGTCTTGCCGAGGAAGGTGATCAGACCCTTGAAGAAGTCGATCTGGAAGGACCGCTGGTGGTGGTCACGGGTTCCGAGGGGCAGGGGCTGTCCATGCTCACCCGTCGGCATTGCGATCAGTTGATTCGTATCCCGTTGCGTGGTGTGACGCCCAGCCTGAACGCTTCCGTTGCGACGGCGCTCTGCCTGTATGAGGTGGCACGTCGAGGCTGGATGAAGGGGCTTCAGGGCCAGAACCCCTCTCCCCGCATCGTGAGGCCCCAGATCTCCCCTCCGCCATCGCCGCCGTTGGAGCAACTGGAGGTTTCACAGAACGGAGCGCCCGCTGGATCTCCCGCAGAGTCAGCAACAGCAGTGGCATCAACAGCAGTGGCATCATCGGCAGAAACATCACCGGTGGAAGCATCCGATACCACTGGGATTCAGCCCTCAGGCGAATCTGATGCCTCTCACTCACTGCCCGAGCAACCAGGGATTGACCTGCAGATCGAACGTCTTGCGCAGACCGCGGAACCACGCTTTGAAGGCAGCGTTGATCTCTGA
- a CDS encoding DUF1816 domain-containing protein encodes MGPLNRPMRSLANGLGMAWWARVQTHGPDVTYWFGPFVRRSTLERELPAFLSDVASESPASLDHSCVRCRRSEPFTIESQG; translated from the coding sequence ATGGGCCCTCTGAACCGACCGATGCGCTCACTTGCCAACGGTCTAGGAATGGCCTGGTGGGCCAGGGTTCAGACCCATGGCCCAGACGTCACCTATTGGTTCGGTCCTTTTGTGCGTCGCTCCACCCTAGAGCGGGAGCTTCCGGCATTTCTCAGTGATGTGGCTTCGGAATCGCCTGCTTCACTCGATCATTCCTGCGTGCGTTGTCGTCGTTCAGAACCGTTCACGATCGAATCTCAGGGCTGA
- the gatA gene encoding Asp-tRNA(Asn)/Glu-tRNA(Gln) amidotransferase subunit GatA, giving the protein MAIAEWRQQLANGEVSARELTDHHLARIDAVDPSVHAFLEVTAERARADADRIDEARSAGEDLPPLAGIPLGIKDNLCTRGVRTTCSSRMLEQFVPPYESTVTDRLWASGAVLLGKTNLDEFAMGGSTETSAFGATANPWNPEHVPGGSSGGSAAAVAAGECLASIGSDTGGSIRQPASFCGVVGLKPTYGRVSRYGLVAFASSLDQVGPFSSSVADTAELLQVMAGSDPRDSTCLNVPVPDYTSALAAPVKGLRVGLVTECFDQDGLDPQVKASVLAAADQLQALGAELVDVSCPRFNDGIATYYVIAPSEASANLARYDGVKYGYRAEDATSLAAMTAQSRAEGFGSEVQRRILIGTYALSAGYVDAYYKKAQQVRTLIRRDFDSAFESVDVLLTPTAPSTAFRNGAHADDPLAMYLSDLLTIPANLAGLPAISVPCGFDAGGLPIGVQLIGNVLEEPLLLQVAHQYEQAAEVMKSRPEAALVPA; this is encoded by the coding sequence ATGGCGATCGCCGAATGGCGTCAGCAACTGGCGAACGGGGAGGTGTCCGCGAGGGAACTCACCGACCATCACCTGGCCAGGATTGATGCGGTCGACCCCAGCGTGCATGCCTTTCTTGAAGTCACGGCAGAGCGCGCCCGCGCCGACGCCGATCGCATTGATGAGGCGCGATCTGCCGGCGAGGATCTGCCCCCATTGGCTGGGATTCCCCTTGGTATCAAAGACAATCTCTGCACCAGGGGAGTGCGCACAACTTGCTCCAGTCGCATGCTTGAGCAGTTCGTACCTCCCTATGAATCCACGGTGACCGATCGGCTCTGGGCTTCCGGAGCGGTTCTTCTGGGCAAGACCAACCTGGACGAATTCGCCATGGGTGGCTCAACCGAAACCTCCGCCTTCGGTGCCACTGCCAATCCCTGGAATCCTGAACATGTGCCTGGGGGCAGTTCCGGTGGCAGTGCCGCTGCTGTTGCCGCTGGCGAGTGCCTGGCCTCCATCGGCTCCGACACCGGTGGTTCGATTCGTCAGCCCGCATCCTTCTGTGGGGTGGTTGGCCTCAAGCCCACCTACGGGCGAGTGAGTCGCTACGGCTTGGTGGCTTTTGCCAGCTCCCTTGATCAGGTGGGACCCTTCAGTTCATCGGTGGCGGATACCGCTGAACTGCTTCAGGTCATGGCAGGTTCTGATCCTCGTGATTCGACCTGTCTAAATGTTCCAGTTCCTGACTACACCTCTGCTCTTGCCGCTCCGGTGAAGGGTTTGCGAGTAGGTCTGGTCACCGAGTGCTTTGACCAGGACGGATTGGACCCACAGGTGAAGGCGTCGGTGCTGGCGGCTGCAGATCAGCTCCAGGCCCTTGGGGCCGAACTGGTGGATGTGAGCTGCCCCCGCTTCAACGATGGCATCGCCACCTATTACGTGATCGCTCCCTCGGAGGCCTCCGCCAATCTCGCTCGCTACGACGGTGTGAAATACGGCTATCGAGCCGAGGATGCAACATCTCTGGCGGCCATGACGGCCCAAAGTCGTGCGGAGGGTTTCGGCAGTGAGGTGCAACGCCGGATCTTGATCGGCACTTATGCCCTTTCAGCCGGTTATGTCGATGCTTACTACAAAAAAGCTCAGCAGGTGAGAACGCTGATCCGGCGCGATTTTGACTCGGCTTTCGAGTCGGTGGATGTGCTGTTGACACCCACTGCCCCAAGCACGGCGTTCCGCAACGGGGCCCATGCGGATGATCCCCTGGCCATGTATCTCTCGGATCTGCTAACTATCCCGGCCAATCTCGCTGGCCTACCGGCCATCAGTGTCCCCTGTGGTTTCGATGCTGGTGGTCTGCCAATCGGCGTGCAGCTGATCGGCAATGTGCTGGAGGAGCCCCTTCTGCTTCAGGTAGCGCATCAGTACGAGCAGGCTGCGGAGGTGATGAAGTCAAGGCCCGAAGCTGCGCTTGTGCCGGCTTGA
- a CDS encoding DNA polymerase III subunit alpha produces MAFVPLHNHSDYSLLDGASQLPQMVERAKELGMPALALTDHGVMYGAVELLKLCKGSGVKPIIGNEMYVINGSIDDPQPKKERRYHLVVLAKNAVGYRNLVKLTSISHLRGMRGRGIFSRACIDKHLLAQYSEGLIVATACLGGEIPQAIMRERPDVARDVARWYQSVFGDDFYLEIQDHGSPEDRIVNVEIVKIASELGIKVVATNDAHYLTRNDVEAHDALLCVLTGKLISDEKRLRYTGTEYLKSEEEMGHLFADHLEPEVVQEAIANTVAVAEKVEDYDILGRYQMPRFPIPDGHTPVTYLREVTEQGLRDRLDLTATDTIEAVYADRMVYELKIMEQMGFPTYFLVVWDYIRFAREQSIPVGPGRGSAAGSLVAYALGITNIDPVSNGLLFERFLNPERKSMPDIDTDFCIERRGEVIDYVTRRYGDEKVAQIITFNRMTSKAVLKDVARVLDIPYGDADRLAKLIPVVRGKPAKLKAMIGDESPNPDFKERYEKDPTVKRWVDMAMRIEGTNKTFGVHAAGVVIAADPLDELVPLQRNNDGQVITQYFMEDVESMGLLKMDFLGLKNLTMIDKTLELVEQTSGTRIDPDQLPPEDEGTFALLARGDLEGIFQLESTGMRQIVRDLKPSSLEDISSILALYRPGPLDAGLIPKFINRKHGREAIDFAHSTLEPILSETYGIMVYQEQIMRIAQDLAGYSLGEADLLRRAMGKKKVSEMQKHRGIFVKGATERGVDTKVADELFDQMVLFAEYCFNKSHSTAYGAVTYQTAYLKAHYPVAYMAALLTVNAGASDKVQRYISNCNAMGIEVMPPDVNASGTDFTPKDSRILFGLSAVRNLGDGAIRALIRSRQSDGIFQSLADLCDRVPSSVLNRRSLESLIHCGALDALEPEANRAQLIADLDLLLDWAGSRARDRASGQGNLFDLMAAPAEDETDTSTDLSLAPKAAPVKDYHPSEKLKLEKDLVGFYLSDHPLKQLTAPARLLAPIGLASLEEQADKSKVSAIAMVSEMRQVTTRKGDRMAILQLEDLTGSCEAVVFPKSYARLSDHLMAEARLLVWAAVDRRDERVQLIVDDCRAIDDLRLLLVELDPDQASDVAVQHKLRECLQAHRPDQDELGVRVPVVAAVRKGPEVRYVRLGPQFCVKDVAAAQQHLQNSAFTVSCSDPLMS; encoded by the coding sequence ATGGCATTCGTCCCTCTCCACAACCACAGCGACTACAGCCTGCTGGATGGTGCTTCCCAGCTGCCTCAGATGGTGGAACGCGCCAAGGAGCTGGGAATGCCGGCTCTGGCTCTCACCGATCATGGGGTGATGTACGGCGCTGTTGAGCTGCTCAAGCTCTGCAAGGGCAGTGGTGTGAAGCCGATCATCGGCAACGAGATGTATGTCATCAACGGTTCGATTGATGACCCCCAACCGAAGAAGGAGCGTCGATATCACCTGGTGGTGCTCGCCAAAAATGCCGTTGGATATCGCAATCTCGTCAAGCTCACCAGCATCAGTCACCTGCGTGGCATGCGTGGCCGCGGAATTTTTTCACGCGCCTGCATTGATAAGCACCTACTTGCTCAGTATTCCGAGGGTCTGATCGTTGCCACAGCCTGCCTGGGTGGGGAGATTCCCCAGGCCATCATGCGTGAACGACCTGATGTGGCCCGTGATGTTGCCCGATGGTATCAGAGCGTTTTCGGTGATGACTTCTATCTGGAAATTCAGGATCACGGGTCGCCGGAAGATCGCATCGTCAATGTGGAGATCGTCAAGATCGCCAGTGAACTGGGCATCAAGGTTGTGGCCACCAACGATGCGCACTACCTCACGCGCAACGATGTGGAGGCCCATGACGCTCTGCTGTGTGTGCTCACGGGCAAGCTGATCAGCGACGAAAAGCGCCTTCGCTACACCGGTACCGAATACCTCAAATCGGAGGAGGAGATGGGCCATCTCTTCGCCGATCACCTCGAGCCTGAGGTGGTACAGGAAGCGATTGCCAACACTGTTGCCGTCGCAGAAAAAGTCGAGGACTACGACATCCTGGGTCGCTATCAGATGCCCCGTTTTCCGATCCCTGATGGCCATACCCCTGTCACCTATCTGCGAGAAGTCACCGAGCAGGGCCTGCGCGACCGTCTCGACCTGACAGCGACAGACACCATCGAGGCGGTGTACGCGGATCGGATGGTGTACGAACTAAAGATCATGGAACAGATGGGGTTTCCCACCTATTTCCTGGTTGTCTGGGATTACATCCGTTTTGCTCGCGAACAGAGTATCCCTGTGGGTCCGGGTCGTGGTTCGGCAGCAGGCTCACTGGTGGCCTATGCGCTCGGGATCACCAACATCGATCCGGTGAGCAACGGCCTGTTGTTTGAGAGGTTTCTCAATCCGGAACGCAAGTCGATGCCTGATATCGACACCGACTTCTGCATTGAGCGCCGCGGCGAGGTGATCGATTACGTCACCCGACGTTACGGCGATGAAAAGGTGGCTCAGATCATCACCTTCAACCGTATGACTTCAAAGGCCGTGTTGAAGGATGTGGCCCGGGTCCTGGATATTCCCTACGGTGATGCGGACCGGCTAGCCAAGCTGATCCCCGTGGTGAGGGGCAAGCCCGCCAAACTCAAGGCCATGATCGGCGACGAGTCGCCGAATCCCGACTTCAAGGAGCGCTACGAGAAGGATCCCACTGTGAAGCGCTGGGTCGACATGGCCATGCGCATCGAAGGAACCAACAAAACCTTTGGCGTCCATGCCGCTGGCGTGGTCATAGCCGCTGACCCCCTCGATGAACTGGTTCCTCTTCAGCGCAACAACGACGGTCAGGTGATCACCCAGTACTTCATGGAAGACGTGGAGTCGATGGGACTGCTGAAGATGGATTTCCTCGGCCTCAAAAACCTCACGATGATCGACAAGACTCTGGAGCTTGTCGAGCAGACCAGTGGTACGAGGATCGATCCCGATCAGTTGCCCCCTGAAGATGAGGGGACCTTCGCTCTGCTGGCCCGTGGTGACCTTGAGGGCATCTTCCAGCTTGAGTCCACCGGAATGCGTCAGATCGTGCGTGATCTGAAGCCTTCATCTCTGGAAGACATCTCCTCGATCCTGGCTCTCTACCGGCCTGGCCCCCTCGATGCTGGCCTGATTCCCAAGTTCATCAACCGCAAGCACGGCCGCGAAGCAATCGACTTCGCCCACAGCACCCTGGAACCGATTCTGAGCGAGACCTACGGAATCATGGTGTACCAGGAGCAGATCATGCGCATCGCGCAGGACCTGGCCGGCTACTCCCTTGGAGAAGCGGATCTGCTGCGTCGGGCCATGGGCAAGAAAAAGGTTTCGGAGATGCAGAAGCATCGCGGCATCTTCGTGAAGGGAGCAACGGAGCGAGGCGTTGACACCAAGGTCGCCGACGAGTTGTTCGACCAGATGGTGTTGTTTGCCGAGTACTGCTTCAACAAGAGCCATTCCACGGCCTATGGAGCGGTGACTTACCAAACCGCCTATCTCAAAGCGCACTATCCAGTGGCTTACATGGCAGCGCTGCTCACGGTGAATGCCGGAGCCAGCGACAAGGTTCAGCGGTACATCTCCAACTGCAACGCCATGGGCATCGAAGTGATGCCGCCGGATGTGAACGCCTCGGGAACCGACTTCACCCCTAAGGACAGCCGCATCCTCTTTGGACTGTCAGCCGTGCGCAATCTTGGTGATGGTGCGATCCGTGCCCTGATTCGCTCCAGGCAATCCGATGGAATCTTCCAGTCACTCGCTGATCTCTGTGATCGGGTTCCCTCCAGCGTGCTCAACCGGCGCAGCCTGGAATCGCTGATTCATTGCGGTGCACTCGACGCACTGGAGCCAGAAGCCAACCGCGCTCAATTGATTGCCGATCTTGATCTCCTGCTCGACTGGGCCGGATCCCGGGCAAGGGACCGTGCCAGCGGTCAGGGCAATCTCTTTGATCTGATGGCGGCCCCCGCAGAGGATGAAACCGACACCAGCACGGATCTCAGCCTTGCCCCGAAGGCAGCTCCCGTGAAGGACTATCACCCCAGCGAAAAACTGAAGCTCGAAAAGGACCTGGTGGGCTTCTATCTTTCCGATCATCCTCTGAAGCAGCTCACAGCACCCGCCCGTCTGCTGGCACCGATCGGACTGGCCAGTCTGGAAGAGCAGGCTGACAAGTCGAAGGTCAGTGCCATCGCCATGGTGAGTGAAATGCGTCAGGTCACCACCCGAAAAGGTGATCGCATGGCGATTCTTCAGCTTGAGGACCTCACCGGTTCATGTGAAGCCGTGGTGTTCCCGAAAAGTTATGCAAGGCTCTCCGATCACCTCATGGCTGAGGCCAGATTGCTGGTCTGGGCCGCTGTGGATCGACGCGATGAACGCGTGCAACTGATCGTGGATGACTGCCGCGCAATTGATGATCTGCGTCTGCTTTTGGTGGAGCTGGATCCTGATCAGGCCTCTGATGTGGCGGTTCAGCACAAACTCAGGGAGTGCCTCCAGGCCCATCGTCCGGATCAGGATGAGCTTGGTGTGCGCGTTCCCGTGGTGGCTGCCGTGCGCAAAGGCCCCGAGGTGCGTTATGTGCGCCTTGGCCCCCAGTTCTGTGTCAAGGATGTGGCCGCGGCTCAGCAACATCTGCAGAACAGTGCGTTCACCGTCAGCTGCAGCGACCCGTTGATGAGTTGA
- a CDS encoding PAM68 family protein, translating into MAEKRDPLPFEPRRSAPETTRNQAIPREVANRMARRVAIATGVPSLMGMAVFVISYLVVSRGILDVPPSITLLGSGFFFLLGLVGLSYGVLSASWESQPGSLLGLEHLKPNLQRLRSSVKAQKQG; encoded by the coding sequence ATGGCTGAAAAGCGCGATCCTCTTCCCTTTGAACCGCGTCGTTCAGCTCCAGAAACCACCCGTAATCAAGCGATTCCCAGAGAAGTGGCCAACAGAATGGCCCGACGCGTTGCCATTGCCACAGGGGTTCCATCCCTGATGGGAATGGCCGTCTTTGTGATCAGCTACCTCGTGGTGAGTCGAGGCATTCTCGATGTGCCGCCAAGCATCACCCTGCTGGGCTCGGGCTTCTTCTTTCTGTTGGGCCTGGTCGGCCTGAGCTACGGGGTTCTGTCCGCCAGCTGGGAATCCCAGCCTGGATCACTTCTGGGACTTGAGCACCTGAAGCCCAATCTGCAACGTCTGCGCAGCTCAGTGAAAGCCCAGAAGCAGGGCTGA
- the rpsO gene encoding 30S ribosomal protein S15: MSLDTTEKQQLINTHQTHATDTGSAEVQVAMLSERISKLSSHLQQNSHDYSSRQGLLKMIGRRKRLLSYMRGKSEQRYTSLIAKLGIRG, from the coding sequence ATGTCGCTCGATACCACCGAAAAGCAGCAGCTGATCAACACCCACCAGACCCATGCCACCGATACCGGGTCGGCTGAGGTTCAGGTGGCCATGCTGAGCGAGCGCATTTCGAAGCTCAGCAGCCACCTCCAGCAGAACAGCCACGACTACTCCTCTCGTCAGGGGTTGTTGAAGATGATCGGTCGCCGCAAGCGGCTGCTCAGCTATATGAGAGGCAAGAGCGAGCAGCGCTACACCAGCCTCATCGCCAAACTGGGGATCCGCGGTTGA
- the ruvA gene encoding Holliday junction branch migration protein RuvA, which produces MIGWLQGERIQTWEQGGRRGVVIACSGVGYEVQLTRRDQEAQTGDNCTVWIHQVQRDDGSTLYGFPQQRDRDLFRTLIAVNGVGPQMALSLLDCCSAPELVMAIIEGDLKRLTQAQGVGKRTAERIAVELRDRLGSWAPEANEASLSIVDRSDVKALPIQPDSLQELQLTLETLGYEDLEIRRAMRAVAGSSEVPEDNDSEGWLRASLRWLSESA; this is translated from the coding sequence ATGATCGGCTGGCTTCAGGGTGAAAGGATCCAGACCTGGGAGCAGGGAGGCCGCAGGGGTGTTGTCATCGCCTGTTCAGGGGTCGGTTATGAGGTGCAGCTGACCAGACGCGACCAGGAGGCTCAAACAGGTGACAACTGCACGGTCTGGATCCATCAGGTTCAGCGAGACGACGGTTCAACCCTCTATGGATTTCCACAGCAAAGGGATCGAGATCTGTTTCGAACCCTGATTGCAGTGAATGGCGTAGGCCCCCAGATGGCCCTCTCCCTGCTCGATTGCTGCTCAGCGCCGGAACTGGTGATGGCGATCATTGAAGGGGACCTGAAGCGGCTGACCCAGGCACAGGGAGTCGGCAAGCGCACCGCCGAGCGGATCGCTGTGGAACTGCGCGATCGCCTTGGATCCTGGGCACCCGAGGCCAACGAGGCATCACTGTCCATCGTGGACCGCAGCGACGTGAAAGCCCTCCCGATTCAGCCTGATTCACTCCAAGAGCTGCAACTCACCCTCGAGACTCTCGGTTATGAGGACCTCGAGATTCGACGGGCCATGCGGGCTGTTGCCGGCAGTTCCGAGGTGCCTGAAGACAACGACAGTGAAGGATGGCTGCGCGCCAGTTTGCGTTGGCTCAGCGAATCGGCCTGA
- a CDS encoding DUF2834 domain-containing protein, whose protein sequence is MAKLRLGLYGATALAGIAWPWYCIYQFIQETEALGLTDPIEIVNLFSQGVWANASAGFIAADLTLVLIASFVFYAAEGIRLKMKFWYLYIAVTFAISFAFSFGLFMFNRERNMAAASASD, encoded by the coding sequence ATGGCAAAGTTACGACTTGGCCTTTATGGGGCTACTGCACTTGCTGGTATTGCGTGGCCCTGGTATTGCATTTATCAGTTCATTCAAGAAACAGAAGCCCTAGGCCTGACAGACCCAATTGAAATCGTTAATTTGTTTTCGCAGGGAGTCTGGGCCAATGCCTCTGCAGGTTTTATTGCTGCAGATCTCACACTTGTGCTGATTGCGTCGTTTGTGTTTTACGCGGCTGAAGGTATTCGCTTAAAAATGAAGTTCTGGTATCTCTATATTGCAGTTACCTTTGCTATTTCCTTTGCTTTTTCGTTTGGTCTTTTCATGTTCAACAGGGAGCGGAACATGGCTGCTGCCTCAGCGAGCGACTAG
- a CDS encoding DMT family transporter — MRGLLTTIRGSQSPEEWKACLSLVGAALAFSLMTVCVKHLGGRLPVAEVVLIRSLISLVITLTMLSRLGVSPWGHQRGLLLVRGVLGTGALLMFFQAISSLPLAAATLLQYTYPTLTTVCAWALLREPVRKRISLAVVLGLFGVLLVVQPEWAGQTMAGLPPLSALIGLGGALLTALAYVSVRQLSVREHPLVIVFYFPLVSVPATLPLLVNKVVLPTGSDWLWLVGVGLLTQIGQVWLTEGLAALPAARATSINYVQVVFATLWGVLIFAEPVTGTVIVGALCVLGATLISLSAKQRQAGSMASG; from the coding sequence ATGCGAGGCCTGCTGACAACCATCCGCGGATCGCAGTCCCCTGAGGAATGGAAGGCCTGCCTGAGTCTGGTAGGAGCGGCATTGGCCTTCAGCCTGATGACCGTTTGCGTCAAGCACCTTGGAGGTCGCTTGCCAGTCGCTGAGGTCGTGCTGATTCGATCGCTGATCAGCCTCGTGATCACGCTCACCATGCTGTCACGACTGGGAGTGTCGCCCTGGGGCCACCAGAGGGGATTACTGCTGGTGAGAGGTGTGCTCGGTACTGGCGCGCTGTTGATGTTTTTCCAGGCCATTTCCAGCCTGCCCCTGGCCGCAGCCACCCTTCTTCAGTACACCTACCCGACCCTCACAACGGTTTGCGCCTGGGCCTTGCTGCGGGAACCGGTACGCAAGCGCATCAGCCTGGCGGTCGTGCTGGGACTGTTCGGCGTTCTGCTTGTCGTGCAGCCTGAATGGGCAGGACAGACGATGGCAGGGCTTCCGCCTCTCTCGGCACTGATCGGACTTGGTGGAGCCCTGCTAACCGCTCTGGCTTACGTGAGCGTGCGCCAACTGTCTGTGCGGGAGCACCCTCTGGTGATCGTGTTCTACTTCCCGCTCGTGTCCGTACCGGCGACATTGCCGTTACTGGTGAACAAGGTGGTGCTGCCAACAGGAAGCGACTGGCTGTGGTTGGTGGGAGTCGGTCTGCTCACGCAGATTGGGCAGGTTTGGCTCACCGAGGGGCTGGCGGCTCTGCCAGCGGCGCGCGCAACTTCGATCAATTACGTGCAGGTGGTGTTCGCAACCCTCTGGGGTGTATTGATCTTTGCTGAACCGGTGACAGGTACCGTCATCGTCGGTGCCCTTTGCGTGCTTGGCGCCACGCTGATCAGCCTCAGTGCCAAACAACGTCAGGCTGGATCAATGGCCAGCGGGTAA